Proteins from one Cellulosilyticum lentocellum DSM 5427 genomic window:
- a CDS encoding IS110 family RNA-guided transposase: protein MIAVGIDVSKSKSTVAILNSNGSLLVKPYTMTHTQSDMCALVDYLCTFDEPITILMEYTGHYHYPVLKKLQQEGFPVCIINPYQMKKYADVEIHKAKTDKKDAIRIATYALEKSYKLVPYNSLEQKYEDLKFLSRQYNQRISSVSYTKVQLINLLDQTMPGITRLLPLKSRNPEQCVLLLFIKRFKSFDEINKIGKTRFLSSYTTLVKKTCDRHAPSKGLAIYELATNSITTRGEDPYIQLAQSQCVDLLATSQNAADEIILQMQTMAETIPEYKILRAMAGVGDRLGPIILAEIGDIRRFHSGKALNSFAGNDAPPYQSWQFESRNRHISKRGSATLRKACFEVMQALKLTKPQDDPVYLFMLKKEQEGKPYNVAKMAGVNKFLRIYYARAMELYK from the coding sequence ATGATTGCTGTTGGAATAGATGTTTCAAAATCCAAAAGCACTGTTGCTATCTTAAATTCCAATGGTTCTTTACTTGTCAAGCCATATACAATGACACATACTCAATCCGATATGTGTGCCTTGGTTGACTATTTATGTACCTTTGATGAACCCATTACCATTCTCATGGAGTATACAGGTCACTATCACTATCCAGTACTTAAAAAGCTACAACAGGAAGGATTCCCTGTCTGCATTATCAATCCATATCAAATGAAAAAATATGCCGACGTTGAAATCCATAAAGCAAAAACTGATAAAAAAGATGCTATCAGAATTGCTACATATGCTCTGGAAAAGTCTTATAAACTCGTCCCCTATAACTCATTGGAGCAGAAGTATGAAGATCTGAAATTTTTGTCAAGGCAATATAATCAACGAATTTCCTCTGTGTCCTATACAAAGGTTCAGTTGATTAACCTACTTGACCAGACAATGCCGGGAATTACTCGCTTACTTCCTCTAAAGAGCAGGAATCCTGAACAATGCGTTTTATTACTTTTTATCAAACGCTTTAAATCTTTTGATGAAATCAACAAAATCGGCAAAACACGTTTTCTTTCCAGTTATACAACACTTGTGAAGAAAACTTGCGACCGCCACGCTCCAAGTAAAGGATTGGCAATATATGAGCTTGCCACTAACAGTATTACAACCCGCGGTGAAGACCCATATATTCAGCTTGCTCAAAGTCAATGCGTAGACCTTTTAGCAACTTCACAGAATGCAGCAGATGAGATTATCCTGCAAATGCAGACCATGGCTGAAACCATACCTGAATATAAAATCCTCAGGGCTATGGCTGGCGTAGGTGATAGACTTGGTCCAATAATACTTGCTGAGATTGGTGATATTCGCCGTTTTCATAGTGGTAAAGCTCTTAATTCCTTTGCTGGAAATGATGCGCCACCTTATCAATCCTGGCAATTCGAGAGCAGAAACCGCCACATATCAAAACGTGGTAGTGCCACCCTCAGAAAAGCTTGTTTTGAGGTTATGCAGGCTCTCAAACTGACAAAACCTCAAGATGATCCCGTCTACCTTTTTATGTTAAAAAAGGAGCAGGAAGGAAAACCCTACAACGTAGCCAAAATGGCTGGTGTAAATAAGTTTCTCCGAATTTACTACGCTCGTGCGATGGAGCTTTATAAGTAA
- the rplT gene encoding 50S ribosomal protein L20 produces MARVKGGMSTKKRRNRVLKLAKGYRGAKSKQFRTAKQAVMKSLNYAYVGRKLRKREFRRLWIARINAAARLNGLSYSRFMNGLKNANVNINRKMLSELAITNPAAFTQLVETAKANLK; encoded by the coding sequence ATGGCAAGAGTTAAAGGCGGAATGTCTACTAAAAAAAGACGTAATAGAGTATTAAAATTAGCTAAAGGTTACAGAGGAGCTAAATCAAAACAATTCAGAACAGCTAAACAAGCTGTAATGAAATCATTAAACTACGCATATGTAGGTCGTAAATTAAGAAAAAGAGAATTCAGACGTTTATGGATTGCACGTATTAACGCTGCAGCTCGTTTAAACGGATTATCATATAGCCGTTTCATGAACGGATTAAAAAATGCTAACGTTAACATCAACAGAAAAATGTTATCAGAATTAGCAATCACAAATCCAGCTGCTTTCACACAATTAGTTGAAACAGCTAAAGCTAACTTAAAATAA
- the rpmI gene encoding 50S ribosomal protein L35 yields the protein MAKLKLKTNRAAAKRFKVTGTGKLKRNKAYKRHILTKKSTKTKRNLRKAGIVDSTNEKQMKRILPYL from the coding sequence ATGGCTAAATTAAAATTAAAAACAAATAGAGCAGCTGCAAAACGTTTCAAAGTTACAGGAACTGGTAAATTAAAACGTAATAAAGCTTATAAAAGACATATTTTAACTAAAAAATCTACAAAAACAAAACGTAACTTAAGAAAAGCTGGTATTGTAGATAGCACAAACGAAAAACAAATGAAGAGAATTTTACCATATTTATAA
- the infC gene encoding translation initiation factor IF-3, with translation MINEQIRDKEVRLVGADGEQIGIVAGKEAQKMAAEKNLDLVKIAPQAKPPVCKIMDYGKYKFDAAKKEKEARKKQKVVSVKEVRLSASIEKHDFETKMKNAAKFLKAGDKVKISVVFRGREMMHTHRGNELLEQAIALVEEVGVAEQKPKLEGRAMVIVVAPK, from the coding sequence ATGATCAACGAACAAATTCGTGACAAAGAAGTAAGACTAGTAGGAGCTGATGGCGAACAAATTGGTATTGTTGCTGGCAAAGAAGCACAAAAAATGGCAGCTGAGAAAAACTTAGACTTAGTTAAAATTGCTCCGCAAGCAAAACCACCAGTTTGTAAAATCATGGACTATGGTAAATACAAATTTGATGCAGCAAAGAAAGAAAAAGAAGCGCGTAAAAAACAAAAAGTTGTTAGCGTTAAAGAAGTAAGACTTTCTGCTAGTATTGAAAAACATGACTTTGAAACGAAGATGAAAAATGCAGCTAAATTCCTTAAAGCAGGGGATAAAGTGAAAATTTCAGTTGTATTCCGTGGGCGTGAAATGATGCATACTCATAGAGGTAATGAGCTTCTTGAACAGGCAATAGCTTTAGTAGAAGAAGTGGGAGTAGCAGAACAAAAACCTAAATTAGAAGGTAGAGCAATGGTTATCGTGGTAGCACCAAAATAG